A region of the Myxococcus stipitatus DSM 14675 genome:
CACGCACGGCGACGAGGTCCTCGCCATCCTCCGCGAGCAGCAGGAGAAGGCGCGCAACGGAGAGCTGCAGCCGGAGCGCGAGAACAAGGGCCCCAAGGACTCCAACCGCCGCAAGCGCGAGGACGCCCTCAAGGCCTTCCGCGTGGAGAAGGCGACCGAGCGCAAGGTGACGCCCAGCGTGATTCTCACCAATCCGCTGATGGACGCGCTGCTGTCGCAGCCACCGCGGGACCTGGAGGAGCTGGGCCGGGTGCCATACCTGGGTGACAAGCGACTGAAGCTCTACGGACCCGCCCTCCTCGAGCTGCTCGCCGCGTTCCCCGTCGTCGGAGGCTGAAAGGTACCGCCGCGGCGACGGCGGTGGTGGAATGGCCCAGGTCTCGAGTCGCCCGATGCCGGGGCGGACGGAGCTTCCCTGATGCGGTTCGGTCACCTTGGCGCGGCCCTCGGCCTCCTGCTCATGTGCCTCCTCGGGGGGTGCGCGGGAGGCCCCCGCGAAGTCGCGCCGCTCGCCGCTCCCGTGGGGCCGCGCGCGCGGGCCGCCCCTCCTCCCGCCGAGGACCCGAGTGTCCTCACGCCTCCGGGCCTGCGGTTGGAGGGGGCCGTGCGCCCCACGCGGCAGGCGGTGCTGCTGGAGGTGGACCCGCGCCAGGAGCGGTTCCGGGGCACCGTGGACGTGGAGCTGTCGCTGTCCGAGCCCACGCGCGCCCTGTGGCTGCACGGCACGGAGCTGACGGTGACGAGCGCCCACGTCGTGGTGGGTGAATCCCGCGTCTCCGTCGAGGCGCTGCCCGTGGGCGAGGACCTGCTCGCCTTCCTCCCGCGCGAGCCCCTGGCGCCGGGCATCGTCACGCTCCACGTCGAATACGCGGGCCGCGCGAAGGCCCGGGAGGACAGCGGCGTCTTCCGCGAGGAGGAGAATGGCCACTGGTACGCGATGACGCAGTTCCAGCCGCTGTATGCGCGGCGCGCGTTTCCGTGCTTCGACGAGCCCTCCTTCAAGATTCCCTTCGAGCTCACCTTGCGCGTGCGCGCGGAGGACTCCGCCTTCGCCAACACGCCCGTGCGCTCCGAGAAGCGGGACGCGGAGGGCTGGAAGACGGTGCGCTTCGAGCCGACACCCGCGCTGCCCACGTACCTGGTGGCCTTCGCGGTGGGCCCCTTCGATGTAGTGGACGCGGGCAAGGCCGGGAAGAACCAGGTCCCCGTCCGCATGATTGTGTCCAAGGGACGCGGGGCGGAGAGCCGGTGGGCGGCCGATGTCACCGGGCCGCTGCTCGTGGAGCTGGAGGAGTGGTTCGGCTCGCCGTATCCGTACGCGAAGCTGGATGTGCTCGCGCTGCCGGGACATCAGGGCGGAGCGATGGAGCACCCGGGCCTCATCACCTTCGCCGGGGGATTGATGCTCAGCACGCCCCAGGATGACTCCGTGGCGCGGCAGCGCGTCTTCACGGAGACGCAGGCGCACGAGCTCGCGCACCAGTGGTTCGGCAACCTGGTGACGCCCGCGTGGTGGGATGACCTGTGGCTCAACGAGTCCTTCGCGGACTGGCTCGCCTTCAAGGTGGTGACGCGCTGGCGTCCCGAGTGGCGAGGCGACCTGCGCCGCGTGGAGGCGCGAAGTGGCTCCATGCGCGAGGACTGGCTCGTCAGCGCGCGCAGCATCCGCCAACCCATCGAAGTGTCGGGCGACATCCACAGCGCCTTCGACGGCATCACCTATGGCAAGGGCGCGGCCGTGCTCGCGATGTTCGAGTCGTGGCTGGGGCCCGAGGTCTTCCAGCGCGGCGTGCGCGACTACCTCCGGACGCACGCGCGCGGCACCGCCACCACCGAGGACTTCATCCAGGCGCTGTCCCAGGCCGCGGGCCAGGAGGTCTCACCCGCGTTCTCCTCGTTCCTGGACCAGCCCGGTGTCCCCCTCGTCTCCATGACGCTGGAGTGCCCCAAGGAGGGCGCGCCCCGGCTCGCGTTGGAGCAGCGGCGCTATCTGCCACTCGGCGCGTCCGACAAGGCCCCTGACTCCAAGCCCTGGCACGTGCCGCTGTGCGTGCGCTACGCGGTGGGCGGCGTGGAGGGGCGCGCGTGCACGGTGCTCACCGAGCCTTCCGGCACCCTGACGCTGGCGGAGGCGCGGCAGTGCCCGGACTGGGTCCACCCCAACGCGGATGCGCGCGGGTACTACCACGCGCTGGTGCGGGGCGACGGCCTGACGCGGCTCGCGACGAAGGGCTCCGCGCGCCTCAGCGTCCCCGAGCGGCTGGTGTTGATGGCGGATGCACAAGCGCTGCTGTCCAGCGGCGCGCTGGACGTGAGCCAGGCGCTCACGCTGGTGACGCGGCTGGGGGATGGCGACGCGAACCTGGTGATGGGCGCGGCGAGCGTGGTGGGCAGCGTGCACTCGGACCTGGTGCCGGAGACGCTGCGCGCGCATCGCGCCCGCTTCGTGCGGAGCCTCTTCGGAGAGCGCGCACGCACGGTGGGCTTCGTCTCGCGTCCCGGAGACAGCGAGGAACTGCGGCTGCTCAGGCCCACGCTCCTGGGCATCGCCACCAACGAGGGAGAGGACCCCAAGCTGCGCGCCGAGGCCCGCCGTCTGGCCCTGCGCTGGCTGAAGAACCACGGCGCCCTGCAGTCGGAGGACGCGGCCATCGTCCTCCAGTCCGCGTCGGTGGCGGGTGACGCCGCCCTTCACAAGCAACTGAGGGACGCGGCGCGCACCGCCGTCACCGAGTCCGAGCGAAGCCTCCTCTTCAACGCGCTGGGCAGCTTCAGGGACGCGTCGCTGGCTCGCGCGGGACTGGAGCTGCTCCTGGACTCGAAGGTGGACGCGCGCGAGGCCCTGGCCATCCTCTTCGGCCAGCTCTCGGACAGCTCCACGCGGGACGTGGCCTTCACCTTCCTGCGCGAGAACTTCGACACGCTGCGGGGACGGCTGCCTCGGGACATCTCCACGTGGCTGCTCTCCAGCGGCGGCGTGTTCTGCGACGCCGGGCACCGCGAGGAGGCGGTCCGCTTCTTCGGCCCTCGCGCCGCCGACTTCGAGGGCGGGGAGCGCGCGCTGGCCCAGTCCCTGGAGCGGGTGGACCAGTGCATCGCCCAGCGCGAGGCCCTGCGCCCCAGCCTCACGCGCTTCCTCGCGCGGTACTGAAGTCAGCGCTTGCGCGCGAGCGTCATCCCGTCGCGCACCGTCAGCATCACGGGCTCCAGCCGGGCGTCCTTCCGGACCTTCTCGTTGAAGGCCGCCATCGCGCGGTCCACCTCCGACTCCGGGCTCATCACCCGCCCGGACCACAGCACGTTGTCCACCACCACCAGCCCCCCCGCCCGCACCAGCGGAACCACCGCGTCCCAGTACGCGCCGTAGTTCACCTTGTCCGCGTCGATGAAGGCGAGGTCGAACGGCCCCCGCAGTGTCTTCAGGGTTTCCAGGGCAGGCCCGAACTCGAGCTGGATTTTCCGGCCATGCGGACTGCGTGCGAAGAACGCGCGGGCAATCTCGGAGGTCTCCGGGTTGAGGTCACAGGTGATGAGCTCCCCGTCGTCCGGAAGTCCCTCCGCCATCATCAGCGCCGAGTAACCCGTGAAGGTGCCAATCTCGAGGACCCGCCCCGCACGGGTGAGCGAGACCAGCATCTTCAAGAAGGCACCCTCCACGGGTCCGACCTGCATTCCAGGGGAACTCGTGCGCGCAAGGGTGATGTCCTTGAGTTCCTCGAATAGCGGAGCAGGAGCGACGGAGTGAGTCCGGGCGTACTCCTCGGCTTCGGGTGAGACGAGCGTGAGCTGGGTCATGATAACGGTTTAACATCCGTGTTCTCATGTCTCACTTCGAGTTGCCCCCCTTCTCGGCGGGAATACCCTGGTGGACAGTGTGGAGGTCCGAGCGATGACGGGAGCGAGACTGGGTGGTGCTCGTGCGGACGTGTCGCGATGTATCGACGCCAGCCTCCAATGTCAGGCCGCCTGCGAGGCCAGCATGGCGAGACTGTTGGCTCGAGGACTGGGACTCAGCAGCGCCTCCGTGCGAATGCTTCGACAGTGCGCGGAGCTGTGTGAGCTGAACGTGCGGGCGCTGCGCAAGGAGAGCCGGCTGGCCCGACGCACGGCCAGCTTGTGTTTCGAGCTGAGCAATCAGGTGGCCTCCGAAGCCTGGCGGGACACCGAGGACCCGGGCTCCCACGCCCTCTCGCGAGACGCCCTGCGGCTGGCCCGCTCCTGCCACCCGCTGCTGTTCTCGTATTGAGCGGGACGTCCATCTCGTTGCATGTGTCATCACACGGCGTAAGGTCCACGCCGGCATGCGCGCACCCGGTACCCCCTTCGTCACCGCTCTCCTCATCCTGTGGGCGTCTCTTGGACGTGCTCACGCGGCCCCCCCGCCCCCCGAAGCGCCGCTCGTGGGCATCTGGGGCAGTGAGCGAACCCTGGGCCCGGAGGTCCGCGGCGAGCTGACGCTGGTGCGGGGTCAGAACACGTGGCGCGCACGCATCGCGGGCTACGACATCCCGGCCCGCGTGGAGGGGAAGAAGGTCTCCGTCCTCCTGCCGGGTGGACAGGGGGAGCTGCGGGGAACCCTCGCTGAGGACCGCCAGCGCATCACCGGCCATTGGATTCAGCCGCGAGTGCTCATGAGCGGCATGACGTTCGCCACGCCCGTGGTGCTGCGGGCACTCCAGCCGGGCGTGTGGCGCGGCGACGTGTCACCACTGGAGGACCGGTTCTCGCTCTACCTCGTGGTCGAGAAGCAACCCGATGGCTCCGTGGCCGCATTCATCCGCAACCCCGAGCGGAACTTCGGCAACCGCGTGCTGTTCCGCGTCGGACTC
Encoded here:
- a CDS encoding M1 family metallopeptidase, whose amino-acid sequence is MRFGHLGAALGLLLMCLLGGCAGGPREVAPLAAPVGPRARAAPPPAEDPSVLTPPGLRLEGAVRPTRQAVLLEVDPRQERFRGTVDVELSLSEPTRALWLHGTELTVTSAHVVVGESRVSVEALPVGEDLLAFLPREPLAPGIVTLHVEYAGRAKAREDSGVFREEENGHWYAMTQFQPLYARRAFPCFDEPSFKIPFELTLRVRAEDSAFANTPVRSEKRDAEGWKTVRFEPTPALPTYLVAFAVGPFDVVDAGKAGKNQVPVRMIVSKGRGAESRWAADVTGPLLVELEEWFGSPYPYAKLDVLALPGHQGGAMEHPGLITFAGGLMLSTPQDDSVARQRVFTETQAHELAHQWFGNLVTPAWWDDLWLNESFADWLAFKVVTRWRPEWRGDLRRVEARSGSMREDWLVSARSIRQPIEVSGDIHSAFDGITYGKGAAVLAMFESWLGPEVFQRGVRDYLRTHARGTATTEDFIQALSQAAGQEVSPAFSSFLDQPGVPLVSMTLECPKEGAPRLALEQRRYLPLGASDKAPDSKPWHVPLCVRYAVGGVEGRACTVLTEPSGTLTLAEARQCPDWVHPNADARGYYHALVRGDGLTRLATKGSARLSVPERLVLMADAQALLSSGALDVSQALTLVTRLGDGDANLVMGAASVVGSVHSDLVPETLRAHRARFVRSLFGERARTVGFVSRPGDSEELRLLRPTLLGIATNEGEDPKLRAEARRLALRWLKNHGALQSEDAAIVLQSASVAGDAALHKQLRDAARTAVTESERSLLFNALGSFRDASLARAGLELLLDSKVDAREALAILFGQLSDSSTRDVAFTFLRENFDTLRGRLPRDISTWLLSSGGVFCDAGHREEAVRFFGPRAADFEGGERALAQSLERVDQCIAQREALRPSLTRFLARY
- a CDS encoding O-methyltransferase; translation: MTQLTLVSPEAEEYARTHSVAPAPLFEELKDITLARTSSPGMQVGPVEGAFLKMLVSLTRAGRVLEIGTFTGYSALMMAEGLPDDGELITCDLNPETSEIARAFFARSPHGRKIQLEFGPALETLKTLRGPFDLAFIDADKVNYGAYWDAVVPLVRAGGLVVVDNVLWSGRVMSPESEVDRAMAAFNEKVRKDARLEPVMLTVRDGMTLARKR